In Xyrauchen texanus isolate HMW12.3.18 chromosome 23, RBS_HiC_50CHRs, whole genome shotgun sequence, a genomic segment contains:
- the LOC127663000 gene encoding magnesium transporter protein 1-like — protein MFSKLLIVVFLAVIFHGTPSDAQKKKEALLSEKVTQMMEWTSKRAIIRLNGEKFRRLIRAPPRNYSVIIMFTALQQQRQCAVCKQADEEYQILANSWRYSNAFTNRIFFAMVDFDEGSDVFQMLNMNSAPTFINFPSKGKPKRADTYELQVRGFAAEQLARWVADRTDVHIRVIRPPNYAGPLMLGLLLSVIGSLAYLRRNNLEFLFNKNVWAFSALCFVLIMTSGQMWNHIRGPPYAHKNPNTGQVSYIHGSSQAQFVAETHIVLLFNAAVTLGMVLLHEAATSDLDIGKRKIMCMAGIGLVVLFFSWLLSVFRAKYHGYPYSFLIS, from the exons ATGTTTTCTAAACTTTTGATAGTTGTTTTCCTCGCTGTTATTTTTCACGGCACGCCGTCAGATGCACAGAAAAAGAAGGAG GCTCTGTTGTCAGAGAAGGTCACTCAGATGATGGAATGGACCAGTAAGCGTGCAATCATCAGGCTGAATGGAGAGAAGTTCAGGAGGCTGATCAGAGCTCCTCCACGCAACTACTCCGTCATCATCATGTTCACAGCACTACAGCAACAGAGACAGTGTGCTGTCTGCAA aCAGGCGGATGAGGAATACCAGATTCTTGCGAACTCTTGGCGATATTCGAATGCATTTACTAACAGAATTTTCTTTGCAATGGTGGATTTTGATGAAGGCTCAGATGTTTTTCAGATG CTCAACATGAACTCGGCTCCAACATTCATCAACTTTCCGTCCAAAGGCAAACCCAAACGAGCGGACACGTACGAGCTGCAGGTTCGAGGCTTTGCAGCTGAGCAGCTCGCTCGATGGGTGGCTGACCGAACAGATGTCCAT ATCCGGGTGATCAGACCTCCTAACTACGCCGGGCCGTTGATGTTGGGTTTGCTACTGTCAGTCATTGGAAGTCTGGCTTACCTGCGCCGCAATAACCTGGAGTTCCTCTTCAATAAGAACGTCTGGGCTTTCTCTGCACTG tgTTTTGTTTTGATCATGACATCGGGTCAAATGTGGAATCACATTCGAGGACCTCCATACGCTCACAAGAATCCAAACACTGGCCAAGTG AGTTACATCCATGGCAGCAGTCAAGCTCAATTTGTGGCGGAGACGCACATAGTCCTGCTGTTCA ATGCGGCCGTGACTTTAGGAATGGTGCTGCTTCACGAGGCCGCGACATCAGACCTGGACATTGGAAAAAGGAAAA TCATGTGTATGGCAGGAATTGGTCTGGTGGTGCTGTTCTTCAGTTGGCTGTTGTCCGTCTTTAGGGCCAAATATCACGGATATCCTTACAG